Proteins encoded by one window of Nisaea sp.:
- a CDS encoding folylpolyglutamate synthase/dihydrofolate synthase family protein: MDRLERLLGLLGNPEQKLPPVIHVAGTNGKGSTIAMLRAIYEAAGRKVHADTSPHLVRYNERFYIAGKEIEDAPLVDILEECERVNGGTPITHFEITTAAAFLAFSRTPADVLLLEVGLGGRFDATNVIDKPAVSIITPVSMDHMGFLGDTIEKIAFEKAGILKPGVPAVIGPQDPAALAVIEARAADVGAPLYRYGHEWTIAEGGDGMLFSTGGKTRRYPRPGLLGAHQILNAGQALMAADLAEASVKTTEGARAKGIAEASWPARMQHLESGALTEYLNPGSSIWIDGGHNESAGEAVAKILDGWAAEPGALPVYLLFGSLNTRDPAAYLKHMRGRAQRLYVLPIPGEENSLTEDALMDGAKRAALPAIPVSTVQQALRDSQKKGKSVRFLICGSLYLAGHALGLNRNA; this comes from the coding sequence CTGGACCGCCTTGAAAGGCTGCTCGGCCTGCTCGGCAACCCGGAGCAGAAGCTGCCGCCGGTGATCCATGTCGCCGGGACGAACGGCAAGGGCTCGACCATTGCCATGCTGCGGGCGATCTACGAAGCGGCGGGCCGGAAGGTCCACGCCGACACCTCACCGCATCTCGTCCGCTACAACGAGCGCTTCTATATCGCCGGCAAGGAGATCGAAGACGCGCCGCTGGTGGATATTCTGGAAGAGTGCGAGCGGGTCAATGGCGGCACACCGATCACCCATTTCGAGATCACCACGGCGGCGGCTTTCCTCGCCTTCTCCCGCACCCCGGCGGACGTTCTGCTGCTCGAGGTCGGGCTCGGCGGCCGGTTCGACGCGACCAACGTGATCGACAAGCCGGCGGTCTCCATCATCACGCCGGTCTCGATGGACCATATGGGTTTTCTCGGCGACACGATCGAGAAGATTGCCTTCGAGAAAGCCGGCATCCTGAAGCCCGGCGTGCCGGCAGTGATCGGCCCGCAGGACCCCGCGGCGCTCGCCGTGATCGAGGCCCGCGCGGCGGACGTCGGCGCTCCGCTCTACCGCTATGGTCATGAATGGACGATTGCCGAGGGCGGCGACGGCATGCTTTTCAGCACCGGCGGCAAGACAAGGCGCTATCCGCGCCCGGGGCTGCTCGGCGCGCATCAGATCCTCAATGCGGGCCAGGCGCTGATGGCGGCCGATCTCGCCGAAGCTTCCGTCAAGACAACCGAAGGCGCCCGCGCCAAGGGCATTGCCGAGGCTTCGTGGCCCGCCCGGATGCAGCATCTGGAAAGCGGCGCGCTGACCGAATATCTCAACCCCGGCTCCAGCATCTGGATCGATGGCGGGCATAACGAGAGCGCCGGCGAAGCGGTCGCGAAAATCCTCGACGGCTGGGCGGCCGAGCCCGGTGCCCTGCCGGTCTATCTGCTGTTCGGCTCGCTCAATACCCGCGATCCGGCAGCCTATCTGAAACACATGCGGGGACGGGCCCAGCGGCTCTACGTCCTGCCGATCCCGGGCGAGGAAAACAGCCTCACCGAGGACGCACTGATGGACGGCGCCAAGCGCGCGGCCCTACCCGCCATTCCGGTCTCCACCGTCCAGCAGGCGCTTCGGGACAGCCAGAAAAAAGGCAAGTCCGTGCGTTTCCTGATCTGCGGCTCTCTCTATCTCGCCGGCCATGCGCTCGGTCTTAATCGAAACGCCTGA